The following DNA comes from Micromonospora chokoriensis.
CATTCAGGCCGTCGCCCGTTATTGGGAAAAGGAGTACGACTGGCGCAAGGTCGAGGCGCGACTGAACGCCCTTCCGCAGTTCATGACGACCATCGACGGAGTGGACATCCATTTCATCCACGTGCGCTCCAAGCACGAGGACGCGCTGCCGCTCATCGTCACCCACGGCTGGCCCGGTTCGGTGATCGAGCAGATGAAAATCATCGAACCGCTCACCGATCCCACCGCCCACGGCGCGAGCGCGTCCGACGCCTTCCACCTGGTGATCCCGTCGCTGCCCGGGCACGGCTTCTCCGGCAAGCCGACCGAGTCGGGCTGGAGCCCGCAGAAGATCGCCACCGCCTGGACCGAGCTGATGAAGCGCCTCGGCTACTCGCGGTTCGTCGCACAGGGCGGCGACTGGGGCGCGGTCATCGTGGACCAGATGGGCCTCCAGGCGCCCCCGGAACTGCTCGGTATCCACACCAACATGCCCGGCGCGATCCCACCCGAGATCGACCTGCTGTTCCAGGGCGACACCACCGGCGCGAACAACGCCATGGGCTCACTGCCGTCCGGTCTCTCCGCCGACGAGATGCGGGCCGCCGAGGAAGCCAACTACGTGTGGAAGCACGTCGCGTACGCCCTGATGATGGCGACGCGTCCGCAGACGCTGACCGGGCTGGCGGACTCCCCGGTCGGCCTGGCGTCCTTCCTGCTCGACCACGACGCCAAGAGTCTCGCGCTGATCGCGCAGGTCTTCGACGGCGCCAAGGCGGGCCTGACCCGGGACGACATCCTGGACAACATCTCGCTCTACTGGTTGACCAACACCGCGGTCTCCGCGTCCCGTCTGTACGCGGAGAACAAGCTCTCGTTCTTCGCCGCCAAGGGCGTCAAGATCCCGGTCGCCGTGAGCGTCTTCCCCGACGAGCTGTACGAGGCGCCGCAGAGCTGGGCCGAGCAGGCGTACTCCAATCTCATCTACTACAACAAGCTCGACGTGGGCGGGCACTTCGCGGCCTGGGAACAGCCGAAGATCTTCTCCGAGGAGCTTCGGACCGCCTTCCGGTCGCTGCGGTAGATGGCCGTGCACCTGCCCCCGTTCACCGGGGCGGCCGGGTGGCTCAACACCGAGCCACTCGGCCCGGACGACCTGCGCGGACGCGTCGTCCTGGTGAACTTCTGGACGCTGACCTGCATCAACTGGCTACGCCAGGAGCCGTACGTGCGGGCCTGGTCGCAGGCGTACCGCGACGACGGGTTGGTCGTCGTCGGGGTGCACACCCCGGAGTTCTCGTTCGAGCACGACGTCGACCAGGTGCGCCGGGCGGTCACGGCGCGGTCGATCGACTACCCGGTCGCCGTCGACAACGACTACGCGATCTGGCAGGCCTTCGACAACCACTACTGGCCGGCGCTCTACTTCGTCGACCGCGACGGCGTCTTCCGTGACGAGCACTTCGGCGAGGGGCGCTACGCGCAGTCCGAGCGGAGCATCCAAGACCTGCTCGGCATCGAGCGGGATCCCGTACCCGTCGAAGGGGTCGGACCGGAGGCGGAGGCCGACTGGGACAACCTGCGCACGCCCGAGACGTACCTCGGTTTCCGCCGCGGCGAGCACTTCGCGTCGCCGGACGGCCCGACGCTCGACGAACGCCGCGCCTACCGGCTGCCGGAGCGTCTGGGCCTCAACCAGTGGGCGCTGGCGGGGGAGTGGACGATCGGGGCGGAGAGCGTCGTGGTCGGCCAGGCCGGCGGGAGCATCGCCTTCCGGTTCCACGCCCGGGACGCGCACCTCGTGCTGGGGCCGGCGGGACGCGCGATCCCGTTCCGGGTGCTCCTCGACGGGGAGGCTCCCGGCCCGTCGCACGGCGTCGACGTGGACGCCGACGGCAACGGGGTGCTCCAGGACGGTCGCCTCTACCAGCTCGTACGCCAGGACGACGCGGTCCGCGAGCGGACTCTGGAGATCACGTTCGGTGAGCCCGACGCGGCCGCGTACGCCTTCACCTTCGGATAGCGCGGGTGTCGCTCAGCGGCGCAGGTCGACCACGCTGACGCTGCCGACCGGCGAGATGCTCTCCACCGTGGTGCCGGGGCGGAGCCGGGCGTCGCCGGCGTACCGGTCGGCGAGGGCCTTCTCCGCTGCCTCGTCGCCGTCGTCGGCGGCCAGCAGCAACGCGGCGATCTCGTCCACGAGCGTGAGGTCGGCGGTGGCGAGGTCCTCGGTCATCGCGCCGAAGCCGTCCCAGAGCAGCAACTCGTCCTTCTGCCGATGGGCCAGTTCGATCAGGACGTAGTCGTGGATGAACCAGTCGCCTCGGACCGGCAGCTCCGGGCTCACCCCGTACCGGTCGGGATCGATCGTCCCGGCCCGGTACGCCGACCACACCCGCGCCGCCGAGTCGAAGAGCCCGGCCTTCGGGTCGATGTCGTAGCCGTCGAACCCCCAGTCGCCGGCCGGGTCGAGCTCCGGGTCGGCCCAGACCCACCGGCGGCCGTCCCAGTACTCCACCAGCACGTGGTCGTGGTGCCAGTCGGGTGCGAAGTACGAGGCGAAACCGACCCGGCTGCGGCTGGGGATGCCGTGCTGACGCAGCACCGCGACCGAGAGCAGTGTGTGGTCCCGGCAGCAGCCGGCCACCCGGTCCACGGCCGGACGCTCCGCAGCGAGCGGCAGCGGAAATCGGGACTGGTCGGTGTCGAGGATGCGGTCCACCCAGCGACAGTTGACCTCTTCGAGCCGGTCGGGGGGCAACTCGACCCCACCAGCGCGGTAGTGGACGATCACATTGCGGGCGGTCGCCGCCACCGAGGCGATGTCGGCCGGGACGGCGTCGAGCAGCGCGGCATGCCGACCGGGATCGCTGTACGGGGAGTGCTGCCGGTAGTCATCGATGTTCATGCGACGAGTCTGCCGTCCCGCGCCGGGGTCGGTGGGGCCGGTCGGCCTGCAATATCGTCAATCTCATGACGGCGCCCGAGATTGCCATCGCCACCCCGGCGGACCGCGAGACGGTGGTCGGTTGCCTGGTCGCCGCGTTCGTGAAGGATCCCGTCCTGCGGCACCTGTTCCCCGACGAGGCCACCTACCCGCGGTACGCCGCCGCCTTCTTCGGGCACCTCTTCGACAAGCGGGTGCACCGGTCGTCCGTCTGGACGCTCGGCGGCGGCGCGTCGGTCGCCCTCTGGGACCCGCCGGCCGGGCAACCGGCTGCCGGCGCGGCTCCCGTGCCGGCTCCCGGCGCGGCTCCCGTGCCGGCTCCCGTGCCGGCTGCCGGCGCGGCTCCCGTGCCGGCCGCCGCGCACGGGTCGCCGGAGGCGTCTCCCTACCCGGCCGACGTGCGGGCCCGGGTCGAGAGCTACGACGAGACGATGCACGCGGCCCTGCCGACGTACCCGTTCTGGTATCTCGGGGTGCTGGGCACCCACCCGGACAGCGCCGGACGCGGTTGGGGCCGGGCCGTCATGCGGGCCGGGCTGGATCGCGCCGCCGCCGACGGACTTCCGGCGATCCTGGAGACCAGCAACCCGGGCAACGTCGAGCTGTACCGCCGGGCCGGCTGGGAGGTGCTGGGCTCGCTGTCGGAGCCCGTACCCACCTGGATCATGCAGCAGCCACCCCGCTAGCGGGGCCGACGCCCGCCCCTTGCCGAGATCTTGGACAGTTTCCGTTAGCTCCTAACGGAAAGTGTCCAAGATCTACGTGTGCGCGCGGTCAGGCGGCGAAGATGCGCGCGTAGATCTCGTCGATGACGTCGTTCTTCGCCAGGCTGTAGTCGCGGGGGCGATGCGCGGTGTCCCGTGCGAGGCGTCGCTTCGTCGTGGCGTACCACTCCCGGTCTTCCGGATGCGAGCGCAGCCAGTCGCGGAACAGTCGGTGCCGGACGGGTTCCGGCGCACCCGGGGGACAGACGTTCAGGTTGACGTCCTCGGCCGGGCTGAGCAGCATCCGGTGCCCATGTCACCAGGGCTCCCGCAGGACGAGTCGGTAGCCGAGCCGTTCCAGGGCCGGAAGGTAACCCGACTCCTCGGCGGTGTCCTCGATGACCACGGACCCCCAGCTCCGGGGCAGCTCGCCGACCAGTCCGGCGTCCACCTGCTCCGGGGTGCCGTGGAAGCGCTGCACGACGTCCTGCGGATACTCGGCCACGTCAACCTCCTCGAAGAAGCAAAGTCCGCCAGGCTACGACAGGACGGTCGACCCGACCATTGCGGGCACCGGATGTCGGGTGCGGCAAGGGCCTCGCTGCCTAGCGTTACTGCTCGAAAGGGAAGGAGATCCTGGTGCTGGAGCGGCTCAACGAAGCCATGACGTACATCGAGCGGCACCTCGACCAGAAGATCGAGGTGGCGGAGCTGGCGCGGATCGCGCTGACGTCGGAGTACCACTTCCGTCGGTTGTTCTCCGCGCTGGCCGGGATGCCGTTGTCGGAGTACATCCGTCGCCGTCGGCTCACCGTCGCCGGGGCGGACGTGCTGGCGGGGGAGCGGACGTTGCTCGACGTCGCGGTGCACTACGGCTACGGGTCGACCGAGGCGTTCGCGCGGGCGTTCCAGGCCGTCCACGGCGTGGGGCCCGGAGAGGCTCGGCGTACGG
Coding sequences within:
- a CDS encoding transglutaminase domain-containing protein; this translates as MNIDDYRQHSPYSDPGRHAALLDAVPADIASVAATARNVIVHYRAGGVELPPDRLEEVNCRWVDRILDTDQSRFPLPLAAERPAVDRVAGCCRDHTLLSVAVLRQHGIPSRSRVGFASYFAPDWHHDHVLVEYWDGRRWVWADPELDPAGDWGFDGYDIDPKAGLFDSAARVWSAYRAGTIDPDRYGVSPELPVRGDWFIHDYVLIELAHRQKDELLLWDGFGAMTEDLATADLTLVDEIAALLLAADDGDEAAEKALADRYAGDARLRPGTTVESISPVGSVSVVDLRR
- a CDS encoding GrpB family protein, translating into MLLSPAEDVNLNVCPPGAPEPVRHRLFRDWLRSHPEDREWYATTKRRLARDTAHRPRDYSLAKNDVIDEIYARIFAA
- a CDS encoding GNAT family N-acetyltransferase encodes the protein MTAPEIAIATPADRETVVGCLVAAFVKDPVLRHLFPDEATYPRYAAAFFGHLFDKRVHRSSVWTLGGGASVALWDPPAGQPAAGAAPVPAPGAAPVPAPVPAAGAAPVPAAAHGSPEASPYPADVRARVESYDETMHAALPTYPFWYLGVLGTHPDSAGRGWGRAVMRAGLDRAAADGLPAILETSNPGNVELYRRAGWEVLGSLSEPVPTWIMQQPPR
- a CDS encoding redoxin domain-containing protein; protein product: MAVHLPPFTGAAGWLNTEPLGPDDLRGRVVLVNFWTLTCINWLRQEPYVRAWSQAYRDDGLVVVGVHTPEFSFEHDVDQVRRAVTARSIDYPVAVDNDYAIWQAFDNHYWPALYFVDRDGVFRDEHFGEGRYAQSERSIQDLLGIERDPVPVEGVGPEAEADWDNLRTPETYLGFRRGEHFASPDGPTLDERRAYRLPERLGLNQWALAGEWTIGAESVVVGQAGGSIAFRFHARDAHLVLGPAGRAIPFRVLLDGEAPGPSHGVDVDADGNGVLQDGRLYQLVRQDDAVRERTLEITFGEPDAAAYAFTFG
- a CDS encoding epoxide hydrolase family protein, whose translation is MAVKTKTRPGTTEIRPFSVDIPQADLDDLKRRIKATRWPDKETVDDQSQGVPLGTIQAVARYWEKEYDWRKVEARLNALPQFMTTIDGVDIHFIHVRSKHEDALPLIVTHGWPGSVIEQMKIIEPLTDPTAHGASASDAFHLVIPSLPGHGFSGKPTESGWSPQKIATAWTELMKRLGYSRFVAQGGDWGAVIVDQMGLQAPPELLGIHTNMPGAIPPEIDLLFQGDTTGANNAMGSLPSGLSADEMRAAEEANYVWKHVAYALMMATRPQTLTGLADSPVGLASFLLDHDAKSLALIAQVFDGAKAGLTRDDILDNISLYWLTNTAVSASRLYAENKLSFFAAKGVKIPVAVSVFPDELYEAPQSWAEQAYSNLIYYNKLDVGGHFAAWEQPKIFSEELRTAFRSLR